Proteins co-encoded in one Malus sylvestris chromosome 7, drMalSylv7.2, whole genome shotgun sequence genomic window:
- the LOC126629393 gene encoding ultraviolet-B receptor UVR8-like, producing the protein MNAEGITEGEEVKMEEGKEKVVFMWGYLPGALPQRSPLLSPTVVRTADAEYAWKDVCGGGCGFAMAISEPGKLITWGSTDDLGQSYVTSGMHGENPEPFPLPNEACIVQAAAGWAHCVAVTDNGGVYTWGWNECVPSGKVFGEQSMGSDGVKDAYERQNSFMTEQVSPRSQGSRSTAAAVSASEESTKRRKLSSAKQAAESSSSGDEPPSALPCLVALNPGVRIASVAAGGRHTLALSDIGQVWGWGYGGEGQLGLGSRIRMVSSPHPVPCIESSYGKDRSAALSRGTMGSDGFGVRVPGNYVKGIASGGRHSVVITDAGAVLAFGWGLYGQCGQGSTDDELSPICVSSLLGIRIEGVAAGLWHTVCISADGDVYAFGGNQFGQLGTGADQAETIPRLLDAPILENENAKIVSCGARHSAIITEDGKVFGWGWNKYGQLGLGDVIDRNIPAQVTIDGCVPKNVACGWWHTLLLAEPT; encoded by the exons ATGAATGCGGAGGGAATTACGGAGGGAGAGGAAGTGAAGATGGAAGAGGGGAAAGAGAAGGTGGTGTTCATGTGGGGATATCTTCCCGGAGCTCTGCCGCAGAGGTCGCCGCTTTTGTCGCCGACGGTCGTGCGGACGGCCGACGCCGAGTACGCGTGGAAGGACGTATGCGGTGGCGGGTGCGGCTTCGCCATGGCCATTTCTG AGCCTGGGAAGCTTATTACATGGGGCTCAACAGATGATCTAGGCCAAAGCTATGTGACATCTGGGATGCACGGG GAAAACCCGGAGCCTTTTCCTCTTCCGAATGAAGCTTGTATAGTACAGGCGGCCGCGGGTTGGGCCCATTGTGTTGCAGTCACAG ATAATGGAGGAGTTTACACATGGGGATGGAATGAGTGTGttccatctgggaaggtctTTGGGGAGCAATCTATGGGTTCAGACGGTGTAAAGGATGCCTATGAAAGGCAGAATTCTTTTATGACTGAGCAAG TTAGCCCTCGCTCTCAAGGCTCACGATCCACTGCTGCGGCAGTTTCTGCTAGTGAAGAAAGTACAAAGCGAAGAAAATTGTCATCAGCAAAACAAGCGGCTGAAAGTTCTTCATCTGGTGATGAACCTCCGTCAGCATTGCCTTGTCTTGTGGCATTGAACCCGGGAGTTAGAATAGCCAGTGTTGCTGCTGGAGGGCGCCATACTCTGGCATTATCAG ATATAGGACAAGTGTGGGGATGGGGCTATGGAGGTGAAGGGCAGCTTGGTCTGGGCTCCCGCATACGTATGGTGTCCTCTCCTCATCCTGTACCTTGCATTGAGTCCTCTTATGGAAAAGATAGATCTGCAGCACTGTCTCGAGGAACCATGGGTTCAGACGGATTTGGTGTTAGGGTTCCTGGAAATTATGTGAAGGGGATTGCCAGTGGAGGGCGACATAGTGTAGTAATCACAG ATGCTGGAGCAGTACTTGCTTTTGGTTGGGGGCTGTATGGACAG TGTGGGCAAGGAAGCACAGATGACGAGTTAAGCCCGATTTGTGTATCTTCATTACTGGGTATCCGGATAGAGGGTGTTGCGGCAGGACTGTGGCACACTGTCTGCATTTCAGCTGATGGCGATGTTTATGCATTTGGCGGGAATCAGTTTGGACAGCTGGGAACCGGAGCAGATCAAGCTGAG ACAATACCAAGACTTTTGGATGCTCCAATTCTGGAAAATGAGAATGCAAAGATTGTTTCCTGTGGGGCGCGTCATAGTGCCATAATCACGG AGGATGGGAAAGTTTTCGGCTGGGGATGGAACAAGTATGGTCAG CTTGGCCTGGGTGATGTGATCGACCGCAACATTCCAGCTCAAGTCACGATCGACGGATGTGTGCCGAAAAATGTGGCATGCGGCTGGTGGCATACCTTACTGCTTGCTGAACCTACTTGA